The Brachypodium distachyon strain Bd21 chromosome 4, Brachypodium_distachyon_v3.0, whole genome shotgun sequence nucleotide sequence CTATTAAATGACAATACAGGTTGGCACCACAGTCATGCTCACCTCTATTAACAAAGTGAATCTAGCATTTGCTACTCTCTTGAGTTTTGATCCAGACGTCAAAGGGCATGTTACTTACCCTCTTCGAAGAAAAAGAGGAGCTCATAAGACCATGGGGGCAGTACAAGACAATTGGTGATGCCAAAGGGAAATATATTGCTTGGCATTCAGTTTTTGTACGTTAAATGTTTTTGCTTGAATCAAATTCACTGATTCGTATATATTATAATTCATATTTATGCCCTTGCAATATATTGTTATCCATGCAGGTTGAAAAGGTCAATGGTTGATGAGAGTTTAATTAGCCAAATAAAGATGAAGCACTGAAGTTGTGAAGAATATATAGGCCTACTTAAGTTTCATAGTTTAGAACTAAAATCTCGACTATTGTTCAACTTTTCTCTTGTGTTTCATAGTGTTTAGACCTAAAATCAGCTGTGCTTGTTATATCTGGAATGATGTGAACAATTAATATGTAATTGTTTCCTTAATTCAATGCTATATATATTGAGTGTTCTTTGTTTGACCACTGGCTTCTCTAGCTACCGGGTAAAGATTATTTGCACATGCTGAGTGAACACAGAACATAATCTGCATGTACTTTTTTACATGTGTTTCAATAGTTAATTTTTGTGTTTCTAGTAAGTGTAAACTCGGTCATGTTAACGTGTGTTGGTACATGTCAAAAAGAGTGTTGCTGCATTGCAACACATTTCTGTTTCTATACCAACATTCAAATTGTGTTGCAGTTGATCAACCTTAGCAACACTAGCAATAACAAACACATACTATATGTGTTGCTATAGGAGCTAGCAACACACTTTTGTGCATATAGCAACACATATCTCAAACTTACTGGACACGATCGACTACTTCCTTACCTGTTTTGAACCGCGGATGAACCCTAGGGAGCAGCGAGAAGTGAACAAAGCATCCGCATACCAAGCGAGCTTGGGACTAGATCTTATGGCACACAAATGAAAGCGGATCACAATACTGACGACCGCAGCGAGGAGAGAGGACGGCCGGGGGCATAGGGTGCTGACCTTGAGATCTAAGAGGTCATGTTGGACCTCGAAGCTCGATACCGACTGGCTGGTGTTGCAGAGCAGCTCGGAGGAAGCCCCAGCGGCGAAGCTGTCGCCTCCAGCATGGGATTCGCTGCTCCAGAGATGGGGCctcgctggccgcggcggcggacgcggggcCTGAAGCTCCAATCGGGGTGCAGgattgggcggcgagcgcagcGCGTCGAAGTACTCGGAGCCGAGCACGCGGCTGGCGGCGTCGCAGATCCGCATGGCTGGGTGAGTGGGTGATTGAACACCGCGGCGTAGCGAACAGAGGGATCTGGGAGAGTTAGGGTTTGGGGTTTGGTATGAGAGGAAGCACGAGAGACGCTGGATGTCAAGATGAGGAACGCAGAGATAAGTGATGTGAGATCAGCAGTGTGGGCTCCGGATTCTTTGTCTTGGGGCAGTAATGTGATgttatttctttttccttaAGTTCTGCTAGCTAGGGGCTCAGACGCCTCAAAAGTAAGAATTTCTCGGTCGATCAAGTGAACAGTTTGATCACtttgctgtttttttgttcGCGTATTTTTTATGGCCAGGATATCTCCCTCGCCGCTGTGGAGACGCGAAGCCAAGGAGCCCCTCCGGCCGCGGGGCGCAACCATTGGCGGCGCCGGGAGGGCGGCGAGCCACCTCGGGGCGTTACCATAAATGGTCAGTACAACAATTACCTGCTTGTGCCCTAGACATTTGATTTGGTTGGTgtgcttcttcctttttcttccgGTGCTCGTGACTCGTCCGTTCATAAACCCTCTTAATGTTGTAGATGCGATTGTTCATGGCGTTTGAAGAAATCCGATAGGTGTGCCACAATGTGTTGGATTTGCTTTGGAATCTGGATCAATGGCGCTTCAATAGATCAGCTACCCCTCGCATCGACACACGTTGTGATTATATATGGTCATGCTTAGGTTATACTGACACTCCTATGGTAGTAGCAATTATGCAGGAAGAAATTTTCTGTATTTGTGATCTCAGAAAGCGATTACATATAATAGGAAACAATAGACAATTTAAGTAAGACTTTTGATTCAATACACCCCCCCGCTCCTCTTACCAAAAACACAAGGATAATCTTTACTTTTGATGTCGGCGGGGAGACATTCGCCGCGCATCGGTGCATACTCGCCCATCATCGGTCTTCAAGGTAGAGCTGCTCGGCCCAATGAGGGAGAAGACAGCAGCCAACGTTCAGATTGACGACATGGAAGCCAAAGTGTTCAAAGCTCTGCTCCACTTCATCTACACCGACTCGCTGCTTGAGATGGAAGAAGAGGACATCTCCGTGATGGCTCAGCATTTGCTTGTTGCAGCAGACAGGTACAACTTGGAGAGGCTCAAGTTGCTATGCGAAGAA carries:
- the LOC100833817 gene encoding BTB/POZ and MATH domain-containing protein 1, with amino-acid sequence MREKTAANVQIDDMEAKVFKALLHFIYTDSLLEMEEEDISVMAQHLLVAADRYNLERLKLLCEEKLCSLINTSTAATTLALAEQHGWGTLNKSCFMFLASLGNLKAVMASEGFQHLD